A window from Citrus sinensis cultivar Valencia sweet orange chromosome 5, DVS_A1.0, whole genome shotgun sequence encodes these proteins:
- the LOC102625992 gene encoding uncharacterized protein LOC102625992, protein MGKLAEKDELTPEKKSVRRRLVQSTLFQQKLRETESKVGDHNADKDCEVNGDNEDDQDSCCGSQGKKTRKRKGKTTPPVTKEPNKLKERSPRNKTPKKNGKILKDSVESEDAPPPSIPNLRLEAKLKAEEYSRMFTGKQLHPFFSSWKAEKKNQNGKEVDSNCCSSGIKDKSNTVSPIHVFDRSQDEVVSIDWSNWTFYEDNVDNRNCLDGIISSAFDGSVESLKLDKFSCVPYPSNASSDHCHCEEHLNENPSEVSVLLVDGQEDHQLEQVTHFPKHAVSMKKSEVEEKSISVQESSRMMSYYNGCAHRPGDSLWTDKYRPKNATEVCGNSESVKFISEWLHIWHERDVRAFKYSSGSEKCSAPDDNHDCYLTDSDSENIDEGDSLKNVLLVTGPIGSGKSAAIHACANERGFKVLENNASDCRQGTIVKQKFGGALESNCLKRSIGNPRDSPNKNIMKSSYTVSLCEAAQHADDEVVEVIHIPDDENSHGVMGKSDNHVKPLILIEDVDVFFPEDRGFIAGIQQIAEKAKGPVILTSNSNNITLPDSLDRLEVSFTMPMPKDLLSHLQMICAAEKVELQQHLLVQLIESCRADIRKTIMHLQFWCQNKGYGKDKKLQKLYVPELFDPDAGHHMLPKKIPWGFPSQLSELVVKEIMKSLSLMEENSTLRELSEGEGHDEMPSNQDMHNNPADSVEAKKEEMLNMNSSVHTNNELEDPLGNECEISNLPHTPVSFSRKNNRRKFKVVASSDSEDELIRNKSPVAERDINSKFLSENHSRFPSHFSNAQNCKNPPIDKLHYPLKEKLEGSHYLCSEVANDLQIGTYVSVDISCVPESSFVPETDIDNGAELLSGKECSGCVAEAVEVSVANEFDLNLPPVGADNNSMLEMHRNPDMLEKFCAVIAESSHMEEVEDSQNEHVETIPRVYQLMDECSRMDFKRRSKPMEELRSQEAIDLVRDSWRKLRDGNTDLRQYATLEKPNAFQIIKLTHGMCDLISEADLLLSKCQSPDFLELPMFPHEDLDACAWRDEQLQLTSSIVQHGFSIYAKDISNKGSNMGSNTKTDLSWEILACTNNMKSGKLCEQDQETTGISLTVSNILLEREMKSGLFNRVKSLVPSRSYLALKGYAFHEYLSSLGCILRSESFRLTESSNNTKKRRS, encoded by the exons ATGGGCAAACTAGCCGAGAAAGACGAGCTGACGCCGGAGAAGAAAAGTGTAAGGCGGAGGCTGGTTCAGTCGACGCTGTTCCAGCAGAAACTGCGAGAAACTGAATCCAAGGTTGGAGATCACAATGCGGATAAGGACTGCGAAGTCAACGGTGATAATGAAGACGATCAAGACTCCTGCTGTGGAAGTCAAGGCAAGAAGACTAGAAAACGCAAGGGAAAGACAACGCCTCCGGTGACGAAAGAACCCAATAAG TTAAAAGAGAGGTCACCAAGGAACAAGACGCCCAAGAAAAATGGGAAAATATTGAAAGATTCAGTGGAGAGTGAAGATGCACCTCCTCCATCCATCCCTAATTTAAGATTAGAAGCAAAATTGAAGGCTGAG GAATATTCACGGATGTTCACAGGAAAGCAATTGCATCCTTTTTTCTCATCATGGAaagcagaaaagaaaaatcagaatGGGAAAGAAGTAGATAGTAATTGTTGTTCAAGTGGAATAAAGGATAAAAGCAATACTGTTAGTCCTATTCATGTATTTGACAGGAGTCAGGATGAAGTTGTGTCTATTGATTGGAGTAATTGGACGTTCTATGAGGACAATGTTGACAATAGAAATTGTTTGGATGGCATAATCTCATCAGCTTTTGATGGCTCTGTTGAGTCTTTGAAACTTGATAAGTTTTCATGTGTTCCATATCCTAGTAATGCATCTTCAGATCATTGTCATTGTGAAGAACATTTGAATGAAAACCCATCAGAAGTCTCTGTTCTGTTAGTTGATGGTCAAGAG GACCATCAGCTGGAGCAAGTTACTCATTTTCCCAAGCATGCGGTATCTATGAAAAAATCTGAAGTTGAAGAAAAAAGTATTTCTGTTCAGGAAAG TAGCAGGATGATGTCATACTACAATGGTTGTGCTCATCGGCCTGGGGATAGCTTATGGACAGACAAGTACCGGCCAAAAAATGCCACGGAG GTATGTGGGAATAGTGAATCAGTAAAATTTATCAGTGAATGGTTGCATATTTGGCATGAAAGAGATGTTCGAGCATTCAAGTATTCCTCTGGTAGTGAGAAGTGCAGTGCGCCAGATGATAATCATGACTGTTATTTAACTGACTCGGATTCAGAAAATATAGATGAAGGGGATAGCCTGAAGAATGTTCTTTTAGTTACAGGGCCTATTGGG AGTGGGAAATCTGCAGCTATCCATGCTTGTGCAAATGAGAGGGGATTTAAAGTGCTGGAG AATAATGCATCAGATTGTCGACAAGGAACAATTGTGAAGCAGAAATTTGGAGGGGCTTTGGAATCCAATTGCCTTAAAAG GTCAATAGGAAACCCTCGGGATTCACCGAACAAGAATATCATGAAATCTTCCTATACTGTATCTCTCTGTGAAGCAGCACAGCATGCTGATGATGAGGTGGTCGAAGTGATACACATACCAGATGATGAAAATTCTCATGGAGTGATGGGAAAATCAGATAATCATGTTAAACCCTTAATTCTCATTGAAGATGTGGACGTCTTTTTTCCTGAAGACCGTGGTTTTATTGCTGGCATACAACAAATTGCTGAAAAGGCAAAAGGGCCTGTCATATTGACTAGCAATA GTAACAATATCACTCTACCAGACAGTTTGGACAGGCTAGAGGTTTCATTCACAATGCCTATGCCAAAGGACCTGCTTTCCCATTTACAAATG ATTTGTGCGGCAGAGAAAGTTGAATTGCAGCAGCATCTTCTAGTGCAATTAATTGAAAGTTGTCGGGCAGATATTCGGAAAACCATTATGCACCTTCAGTTCTGGTGCCAGAATAAAGGATATGGAAAAG ATAAAAAATTGCAGAAACTATATGTTCCAGAGCTATTTGATCCAGATGCTGGGCATCATATGCTTCCCAAGAAAATCCCTTGGGGTTTCCCATCTCAGTTATCTGAGCTAGTTGTCAAAGAGATTATGAAATCATTGTCTTTGATGGAAGAAAATTCAACCTTGAGGGAGTTAAGTGAGGGGGAAGGGCATGATGAAATGCCAAGTAATCAAGACATGCACAATAACCCAGCAGATAGTGTGGAGGCCAAAAAGGAAGAAATGTTAAACATGAATTCCTCTGTTCACACTAACAATGAACTTGAGGATCCTTTGGGTAATGAATGTGAGATTTCCAATCTCCCTCACACCCCAGTTTCATTCTCCCGGAAAAACAATAGGAGAAAATTCAAAGTAGTTGCATCATCAGATTCTGAAGATGAGCTCATCCGAAATAAATCTCCTGTTGCAGAGAGGGATATTAACAGTAAATTTCTTTCTGAAAATCATAGTAGGTTTCCTTCCCACTTTTCAAATGCACAAAACTGCAAAAATCCACCAATTGACAAGTTACATTAtcctttaaaagaaaaattggagGGAAGCCATTATCTTTGTTCAGAAGTAGCAAATGACTTACAAATAGGTACATATGTATCAGTTGATATATCCTGTGTGCCAGAATCATCGTTTGTTCCAGAGACTGACATTGATAATGGGGCAGAGTTGTTATCTGGAAAAGAGTGCAGTGGTTGTGTTGCTGAGGCTGTAGAAGTTTCTGTGGCCAATGAGTTTGATCTCAACCTTCCACCAGTTGGAGCAGACAATAATTCTATGCTCGAAATGCATAGAAATCCTGACATGTTGGAAAAATTTTGTGCTGTTATTGCAGAATCATCTCACATGGAGGAGGTGGAAGATTCTCAAAATGAACATGTGGAGACCATACCAAGAGTGTATCAATTGATGGATGAGTGTAGCCGTATGGATTTTAAGAGGAGATCCAAACCCATGGAGGAGCTTAGGTCCCAGGAAGCCATTGATTTAGTGAGAGACTCATGGAGGAAACTCCGTGATGGAAACACAGACCTGAGGCAGTATGCAACCTTAGAAAAGCCGAATGCTTTTCAAATCATAAAACTTACTCATGGAATGTGCGATCTAATTTCAGAGGCTGATCTGTTGCTTTCTAAGTGTCAATCTCCG GACTTTTTGGAACTGCCGATGTTTCCTCATGAGGATTTGGATGCATGCGCCTGGCGTGATGAGCAGTTGCAGCTGACTTCCTCAATTGTCCAACATGGATTCTCCATATATGCAAAAGACATTTCCAATAAAGGATCAAATATGGGTTCCAATACAAAGACAGACTTGTCCTGGGAGATACTGGCTTGCACAAATAATATGAAATCTGGTAAATTATGCGAGCAGGACCAAGAAACAACTGGGATCTCACTTACTGTGAGTAACATACTGTTAGAACG GGAGATGAAGTCAGGTCTTTTCAATAGAGTTAAGTCCCTAGTTCCTTCAAGATCTTACTTGGCATTGAAAGGTTATGCATTTCACGAATACCTTTCTTCACTGGGCTGCATTTTAAGATCTGAATCTTTCCGTTTGACAGAAAGTAGCAACAATACAAAGAAAAGGAG GAGTTGA
- the LOC102626284 gene encoding uncharacterized protein LOC102626284, with protein MPSSVSFLRQLSGREAWGSTSWRWGTSGGSSNNNYYGGCSGGAGSIYDCEGSLQRQMEGLNNIYGGGENGGLVMRKRVMVVVDQTSHSKHAMMWALTHVTNKGDLLTLLHVVPPPKPNTSHHDSSACCPYLANSLGSLCKACKPEVEVEALVIQGPKLGTVMSQVRKLEVSVLVLGQKKHSAFINCFCGTSSSEEFVDQCIKKADCLTVGVRKQSKGMGGYIISTRWQKNFWLLA; from the exons ATGCCAAGTTCAGTTTCATTTCTAAGGCAACTAAGTGGAAGAGAAGCTTGGGGATCAACATCTTGGAGGTGGGGTACTAGTGGCggcagcagcaacaacaactACTACGGTGGCTGCAGCGGCGGTGCTGGAAGCATCTACGACTGTGAGGGAAGCTTGCAGCGGCAAATGGAAGGGCTTAACAACATTTACGGCGGCGGCGAAAATGGAGGGCTTGTAATGAGGAAGAGAGTGATGGTAGTGGTTGACCAAACTTCACATTCAAAGCATGCAATGATGTGGGCACTTACCCATGTCACCAACAAGGGTGATTTGCTCACTCTGCTTCACGTCGTTCCTCCTCCTAAACCCAACACCTCTCACCATGACTCCTCTGCTTGCTGTCCTTACCTAGCTAACTCTCTTGGCTCACTCTGTAAAGCTTGCAAGCCTGAG GTGGAAGTGGAAGCACTAGTGATTCAAGGACCAAAGCTGGGCACGGTGATGAGCCAAGTGAGAAAGCTAGAGGTTTCTGTGCTGGTTCTGGGTCAAAAGAAACACTCTGCATTCATCAACTG CTTCTGTGGAACCAGCAGCAGTGAAGAGTTTGTGGATCAGTGCATAAAAAAAGCAGATTGCTTGACTGTTGGAGTGAGGAAGCAGAGCAAAGGCATGGGTGGTTACATTATCAGCACCAGATGGCAGAAGAATTTCTGGCTCTTGGCTTAG